One window of Halopseudomonas maritima genomic DNA carries:
- a CDS encoding DUF3320 domain-containing protein — protein MSDEPNHNPGKQPVTQESGGVAVDVVELTEGSAVISEADELPAKSVKINATVVAKLNLADHQNSVPVIRELRVINETESKFGQLTLTLTAEPSIFKPKTWHIDALGAGVFLQIPGLDVAVDGTLLTRLTEAENATLSFVLCSVTEGAEPQEVARQEVTLEMLPRNHWGGLSHLPEMTAAFVQPNDKAVEHLLRNAADLLEKSGKSSSLNGYASGAQHAWDITSAIWSTVSKMGLHYALPPASFEREGQKVRSPSQIVDSGLATCMDSSLLFCAALEQAGLNPLIVFTEGHAFAGVWLKKEEFSSSTIEDVSSLRKRMKLDELKLFETTLVTQSQPVSLNFAIERAAQQVSEEESSKFEMAIDIRRARMQRIKPLASAEANVATLERAEQAPAVRAELGIELATALPSEIPSEIDVAAIDPKDRLGRWQRKLLDLSLRNNLLNFKAAKKALKFEAPDPGALEDVLSTGKQIKLMARLDLMDGADPRAKEIYELREHEDVRKKFAADALARGEIHIAHSQAELDSRLVELFRGARANLEEGGANTLFLAVGFLSWSPADRDGVKYKAPLIMIPVKLERRSIRSGFTLSLHSDEPRFNPTLVELLRQDFGLNLGFTDTELPRDDAGLDVHAIWRGVANAVKDIKGWEVAEDVVLSMFSFAKYLMWKDLTDRSEALRQNPVVQHLLDSPRDAYTAGADVAFPEERTLDEDYSPKQVFCPLPYDSSQLSAVLAARQGKDFVLIGPPGTGKSQTIVNVIAQSLAENKRVLFVSEKIAALNVVHRRLQEVGLGEFCLEVHSNKASKTDVLAQLNSAWLARGTADPASWRIEAERLEEIRRGLNVYVDRLHQRYPNGLSIYNAIGATLAGEGLPLVNLSWPSPSSHDREALLKLQELSKRLEVNAQAVGYDGLLNHPLKAISNTDWSPSWQMKMVELASQALPKIDAAIRASESFIKAGSLPAIPLTEHGREGLARLAEILPGAAGQDWRFALSPRGRQISERIQQGCQLLAAHSKLNTLLPDFWPRALVMDAQRALELLKQHQVLRGQLPDAWPVSSTVALNRALTLFSDARKLEDALSTPYSERVEELDIAALAAQWEEADRSLWPMSALSKRKITKQLAAVAEEKSKLDAKADLDRWAAIRGVRAEIDGLVVSQEIVSFWRGAKTTPVAVINQALELQKAITAYIATRQWVDEGFDLIDSGAGGESLRKALATLRECAKLEREVKALSDSLAEGAKGVWNGMDTPVDVLAAAIAFQEERRAVAESGALELPHDLVASGACGKPLQGQHAALVKRAQIEQQLRPYDDLRQDAPGVWAGLHTKPDIAERAVAFQHQLTSAIASMVSTPEEIGAIKSALEPLLGDANTLLEPGGLLSESGVRYLHSLRELQQAMEAVSSVGQYAPESIDLLAQLELAAQRKHCESLIAAKDSLNAWSAWRKARDESISAGLKPLVDAMEAGVVVPGTVRRVFEANYARWWLNATVDREATIREFVSAEHEQRIRDFRELDERFTALTRDLLRARLCAELPQQETVKNASEWGVLRHEISKKTRHKPLRELMSSIPQAMTLLTPCMLMSPLSIAQYLPTDAALFDLVIFDEASQIPVWDAIGAIARGKQVVMVGDPKQMPPTSFFDRAGSADDNDEVEEDLESILDECLSANLPTLNLNWHYRSRHESLIAFSNSRYYGDKLVTFPSPVTCDTAVSFHYVPGVYERGASRTNLIEAKALIRSLVARVKDEMRASGTKTFGVVTFNSEQQRLIEDLLDAERRNDPELDGYFADQQYEEVFVKNLESVQGDERDIIYFSNTFGKDAAGNRLTMNFGPMTASGGERRLNVAVTRARYEMRVFASFKPEEIDLARTQSLGVRDMKHFLEFAERGPRAILEADTGSRGGFDSPFEEQVAQALGARGWQVATQIGVSAFRIDLAVVDPDAPGRYLAGVECDGATYHRSATARDRDMLREQVLRGLGWEILRVWSTDWWTNPRGVADKLHQRLEALLEQARARRAEAELLNEPDPYETSTAPTEVSANEGTVDGEQPEEQPVQYARADVPGAQSMPPLAPVSYRKSDPLDAVGSPKPDAFYSKHYDEALSAMVSHVIHHEGPIRDEVLAQRIARAHGWVRTGNRIKSRVSEMATLAHRHTVDDAGSFFWPAHIEHDGAVRFRRPDDAEDFRPVDDISVKELEALARYLVEHGMRGDELIYGMAKEIGLQKVSAQSRARLELAANGVQSV, from the coding sequence ATGTCTGACGAACCGAATCACAATCCTGGCAAACAACCTGTCACGCAAGAGTCTGGTGGCGTTGCAGTGGATGTAGTCGAGCTAACTGAGGGGAGTGCAGTCATCTCCGAGGCGGATGAGCTCCCTGCCAAGTCAGTTAAGATCAACGCCACTGTGGTGGCCAAGCTGAACTTGGCTGATCATCAGAATTCGGTTCCGGTGATTCGTGAGCTGCGGGTTATCAATGAGACCGAGAGTAAATTCGGTCAGCTGACACTGACGCTTACCGCAGAGCCCAGCATATTCAAACCAAAGACTTGGCATATCGATGCGCTTGGGGCCGGGGTTTTTCTGCAGATCCCGGGCCTAGATGTCGCTGTCGACGGTACTTTGCTAACTCGGTTGACCGAAGCCGAAAACGCCACCCTCAGTTTTGTTTTGTGCTCCGTTACCGAGGGCGCAGAGCCGCAAGAGGTGGCTAGGCAGGAAGTTACCCTCGAAATGCTTCCCCGAAATCACTGGGGTGGGCTATCCCATCTGCCGGAAATGACGGCGGCTTTTGTCCAGCCAAACGACAAGGCTGTTGAGCATTTGCTGCGAAACGCGGCTGATCTGCTCGAGAAAAGCGGTAAGTCCTCCTCGCTGAACGGATATGCCAGTGGTGCTCAGCACGCTTGGGATATTACCTCTGCGATCTGGAGCACCGTTTCTAAAATGGGCCTGCATTACGCCTTACCCCCTGCCAGTTTTGAGCGGGAAGGGCAGAAGGTACGTAGTCCTAGCCAGATTGTGGATAGCGGTTTGGCTACTTGCATGGACTCTTCGCTTCTATTCTGCGCTGCGTTGGAACAAGCAGGGCTCAACCCGTTGATTGTGTTTACTGAAGGGCATGCATTTGCAGGTGTGTGGCTGAAGAAGGAAGAATTCAGTTCTTCGACGATCGAGGACGTCTCGTCGCTGCGCAAGCGTATGAAGCTTGATGAGCTTAAGCTTTTCGAAACCACGTTGGTGACGCAATCCCAACCAGTTTCCTTGAACTTTGCCATCGAGCGAGCAGCTCAGCAGGTTTCAGAGGAAGAATCCTCCAAATTTGAAATGGCTATCGACATCCGGCGGGCCCGGATGCAACGCATTAAACCGTTGGCGAGCGCAGAGGCAAATGTCGCGACTCTAGAGAGGGCGGAGCAGGCACCGGCTGTGCGCGCTGAGCTGGGTATTGAGCTTGCGACCGCGCTGCCAAGCGAGATTCCCAGCGAGATTGATGTCGCTGCGATCGACCCAAAGGATCGCTTGGGCCGCTGGCAGCGTAAGCTTCTGGATCTGTCTCTGCGTAATAATCTGCTCAACTTTAAGGCGGCAAAAAAAGCATTGAAATTCGAGGCGCCTGATCCCGGTGCTCTTGAGGATGTGCTGTCGACAGGTAAGCAGATCAAGTTGATGGCGCGTCTTGATTTGATGGATGGCGCAGATCCGCGTGCAAAGGAAATTTACGAGCTTCGTGAGCATGAGGATGTAAGGAAAAAATTTGCAGCAGATGCGTTGGCGCGTGGAGAGATCCACATTGCCCATTCACAGGCTGAGCTTGACTCTCGGCTTGTTGAACTGTTTCGAGGGGCCAGAGCAAATCTTGAAGAGGGCGGCGCCAATACACTTTTCCTGGCGGTTGGCTTTCTCTCCTGGTCTCCTGCTGATCGTGATGGAGTGAAGTACAAAGCACCGCTGATCATGATTCCGGTAAAGCTCGAGCGCAGGAGTATTCGTTCCGGTTTTACCCTCTCGCTCCACAGTGATGAGCCGAGATTCAACCCAACGCTGGTCGAGCTGCTGCGACAGGATTTTGGTCTTAATCTGGGGTTTACGGATACCGAGTTGCCGCGTGATGACGCGGGTCTTGATGTTCACGCCATTTGGCGTGGGGTCGCAAATGCGGTCAAGGACATCAAAGGTTGGGAGGTTGCCGAGGACGTCGTGCTCTCGATGTTCTCGTTTGCCAAGTACTTGATGTGGAAAGACCTCACTGACAGAAGTGAGGCTTTGCGCCAGAACCCGGTTGTGCAACACCTACTCGATTCTCCGAGAGACGCCTATACGGCGGGGGCAGATGTTGCGTTCCCCGAAGAGCGCACGCTGGACGAGGACTACAGCCCTAAACAGGTGTTTTGTCCACTGCCGTATGACTCTTCTCAGCTCTCCGCAGTGCTTGCAGCGAGGCAAGGGAAGGACTTTGTTCTGATTGGTCCACCAGGTACGGGCAAGAGTCAGACTATCGTTAACGTCATTGCCCAGTCGCTTGCCGAGAATAAGCGAGTTCTTTTCGTCTCCGAGAAGATTGCAGCGCTGAATGTTGTGCACCGTCGGCTACAAGAAGTCGGATTGGGTGAGTTTTGCCTTGAAGTGCACTCCAACAAGGCTAGTAAAACGGATGTGCTCGCGCAGTTGAACTCCGCCTGGTTGGCTCGTGGTACCGCTGATCCCGCAAGCTGGAGAATTGAAGCCGAACGGCTGGAGGAAATTCGTCGCGGTCTCAATGTCTACGTGGATAGATTGCACCAGCGTTATCCTAATGGTCTGAGCATCTACAATGCTATCGGCGCTACCCTGGCTGGAGAGGGTTTGCCGCTCGTTAACCTTTCGTGGCCCTCTCCCTCATCGCATGACCGGGAAGCTTTGCTGAAACTGCAGGAGCTGAGTAAGCGCCTGGAGGTTAACGCACAGGCTGTTGGTTATGATGGACTACTTAACCATCCGCTGAAGGCGATCAGCAACACGGACTGGTCGCCTTCGTGGCAGATGAAAATGGTTGAACTCGCCAGTCAGGCTCTACCCAAGATTGATGCTGCGATTCGTGCTTCAGAGAGCTTCATCAAAGCCGGGTCGCTCCCGGCGATACCGCTTACCGAGCACGGGCGAGAGGGGTTAGCTCGTCTTGCTGAAATCCTGCCAGGTGCGGCAGGGCAAGACTGGCGTTTTGCCCTTTCCCCCCGCGGGCGGCAAATATCTGAACGCATACAGCAGGGCTGCCAGTTACTGGCAGCGCACTCAAAACTGAATACATTGCTGCCAGATTTTTGGCCTCGAGCATTGGTGATGGATGCCCAGCGGGCGCTGGAACTGCTGAAACAGCATCAGGTTCTGCGTGGCCAACTTCCAGATGCTTGGCCTGTTTCATCAACAGTCGCACTGAATCGTGCTCTGACGTTGTTCTCTGATGCCCGGAAACTGGAGGATGCTCTTTCCACACCATACTCTGAAAGGGTTGAGGAGCTGGATATTGCTGCACTTGCAGCACAATGGGAGGAAGCTGATCGGTCGCTCTGGCCGATGTCTGCTCTAAGCAAACGCAAGATTACCAAGCAACTTGCAGCGGTTGCCGAGGAGAAATCCAAGCTCGACGCCAAAGCGGATCTTGATCGGTGGGCTGCGATCCGAGGTGTTCGGGCAGAAATAGATGGTCTGGTCGTATCACAGGAGATTGTAAGCTTCTGGCGAGGAGCAAAGACGACTCCGGTGGCGGTGATAAACCAAGCGCTGGAACTCCAGAAGGCCATCACTGCGTACATTGCTACAAGGCAGTGGGTGGATGAGGGCTTCGACCTTATCGATTCTGGTGCAGGGGGTGAGTCGTTGAGAAAGGCTTTGGCTACCCTGCGGGAGTGCGCAAAGCTTGAGCGAGAGGTCAAAGCGCTTTCTGACTCGCTTGCTGAGGGGGCGAAAGGTGTTTGGAATGGCATGGACACGCCAGTCGATGTGCTGGCGGCAGCGATTGCTTTCCAGGAAGAGCGTCGCGCTGTTGCTGAGAGTGGGGCGCTGGAGCTACCTCATGATCTGGTTGCTTCAGGTGCCTGCGGTAAGCCACTTCAGGGTCAGCACGCGGCGTTGGTCAAGCGCGCGCAGATTGAGCAACAACTGCGGCCCTATGACGACCTGCGTCAGGATGCTCCGGGTGTGTGGGCCGGTCTTCATACCAAGCCGGACATCGCCGAAAGAGCGGTGGCATTCCAGCATCAACTGACGTCCGCTATCGCCAGCATGGTTAGCACGCCGGAAGAGATCGGTGCCATCAAAAGCGCCCTTGAGCCCTTGCTGGGCGACGCCAACACGCTTCTTGAGCCGGGCGGGTTGTTGTCGGAGTCGGGTGTTCGCTATTTGCACAGTCTGCGTGAGCTTCAGCAGGCCATGGAAGCCGTGTCGAGCGTTGGACAATATGCTCCCGAGTCGATAGACCTGCTGGCACAGCTTGAGCTGGCGGCACAGCGCAAGCATTGTGAGTCGTTGATTGCTGCCAAGGACAGTTTGAATGCTTGGAGCGCATGGCGAAAAGCCAGAGATGAGTCGATTAGCGCAGGGCTCAAGCCACTAGTCGATGCGATGGAGGCTGGGGTTGTTGTGCCTGGCACCGTCCGCAGGGTGTTCGAGGCAAATTATGCGCGTTGGTGGTTGAATGCGACGGTTGATCGCGAGGCAACTATTCGTGAGTTTGTCAGCGCCGAGCATGAGCAGCGCATCCGTGACTTCCGAGAGCTGGATGAGCGCTTCACTGCGTTGACGCGGGATCTGCTGCGCGCTCGCCTGTGCGCTGAGTTACCCCAGCAGGAAACAGTGAAGAACGCATCCGAGTGGGGTGTGCTCCGGCATGAAATTTCCAAGAAAACCAGGCACAAGCCGCTGCGCGAGCTGATGTCGTCCATTCCGCAGGCGATGACATTACTCACGCCCTGTATGCTCATGAGCCCACTATCAATTGCTCAGTACTTGCCGACGGATGCGGCACTGTTCGATCTTGTGATATTCGACGAGGCATCCCAGATTCCGGTGTGGGATGCAATCGGCGCGATTGCACGGGGCAAGCAGGTGGTCATGGTCGGGGATCCGAAGCAGATGCCTCCGACCTCATTCTTTGATCGCGCGGGATCGGCTGACGACAATGATGAAGTTGAAGAGGATCTGGAAAGCATTCTCGATGAATGCCTTAGTGCCAACCTGCCCACCCTGAACTTGAACTGGCACTACCGTAGCCGCCATGAAAGCCTGATTGCCTTCTCCAACAGCCGCTACTACGGAGACAAACTGGTTACCTTCCCCTCACCGGTTACTTGCGATACGGCGGTGAGCTTTCACTATGTGCCGGGCGTTTATGAGCGAGGAGCTTCACGTACCAATCTGATCGAAGCAAAAGCGCTAATTCGGAGCTTGGTCGCTCGGGTCAAGGATGAAATGCGCGCGAGCGGGACCAAAACCTTCGGTGTAGTGACCTTCAACAGCGAGCAACAGCGACTGATTGAAGATCTTCTTGACGCTGAGCGCCGCAATGATCCGGAGCTGGATGGCTACTTCGCAGATCAGCAGTACGAGGAAGTATTCGTCAAGAATCTGGAGAGCGTACAGGGCGACGAGCGCGACATCATCTACTTCTCCAATACCTTTGGTAAGGATGCTGCCGGTAATCGTCTGACCATGAATTTCGGTCCAATGACCGCATCGGGCGGCGAGCGTCGATTGAACGTTGCGGTGACACGAGCTCGCTACGAGATGCGCGTATTTGCGTCGTTCAAACCGGAAGAAATCGATCTTGCCCGCACCCAATCGTTGGGTGTGCGCGATATGAAGCACTTCCTGGAATTTGCCGAGCGTGGGCCTCGCGCCATCCTGGAGGCGGATACTGGAAGCCGCGGCGGCTTCGACAGCCCGTTCGAGGAGCAGGTAGCGCAGGCCCTTGGTGCTCGTGGTTGGCAGGTTGCTACCCAGATTGGCGTGTCCGCTTTCCGTATCGACCTGGCGGTTGTGGACCCGGATGCCCCGGGCCGCTACCTGGCAGGTGTGGAGTGTGATGGGGCAACCTATCACCGCAGTGCCACAGCACGAGATCGGGACATGCTGCGTGAGCAGGTTCTGCGCGGACTGGGCTGGGAAATCCTGCGCGTCTGGTCGACGGATTGGTGGACCAATCCGCGCGGCGTCGCCGACAAGCTCCACCAGCGCCTTGAGGCATTACTCGAGCAAGCCAGAGCACGGCGCGCTGAGGCCGAGTTATTGAACGAACCAGATCCTTATGAAACAAGCACTGCTCCAACGGAAGTGAGTGCGAACGAAGGCACGGTGGACGGTGAGCAGCCTGAAGAGCAGCCTGTTCAGTATGCGCGTGCCGATGTTCCAGGGGCGCAATCAATGCCCCCTCTGGCACCGGTGTCGTACCGCAAGAGTGACCCGCTCGATGCGGTTGGTAGTCCCAAGCCGGATGCGTTTTACAGCAAGCACTATGACGAAGCACTTAGCGCCATGGTGTCGCATGTCATTCATCATGAGGGCCCGATCCGGGACGAAGTGCTCGCTCAGCGCATTGCGCGAGCCCATGGTTGGGTGAGGACGGGTAATCGAATCAAGTCTCGGGTGAGTGAGATGGCAACACTGGCTCATCGGCACACCGTGGATGATGCCGGTAGCTTTTTCTGGCCAGCACACATCGAGCATGATGGTGCGGTTCGGTTTCGTCGTCCTGATGATGCTGAGGATTTCCGTCCGGTGGATGACATCAGTGTGAAGGAGCTGGAAGCGCTGGCCCGCTATCTGGTTGAGCACGGCATGCGCGGCGATGAGCTCATTTACGGTATGGCGAAGGAAATTGGTCTGCAGAAGGTGTCTGCGCAGAGCCGTGCGCGTTTGGAGTTGGCTGCCAACGGCGTACAAAGCGTATAG
- a CDS encoding sigma-54 interaction domain-containing protein produces MSSKALPVLVSWIGGNDLKAVAGGEVGPVLATLRAQRFARAELLCSYPEEELVRYQGWLNTQTDVPIQIYHEPLSSPVNFAEIHQAAFRQLERIQVAGGPLAILLSPGTPAMQAVWILLGKTRFSASFYQSSLEQGVQPVDIPFEIAAEYVPAVAGVSSESLSRIALQAAPVDAAFDHIVARSKSMLRLKQQAQVLAQKQVPVLVYGETGTGKELFARAIHNAGPRARMPFVAVNCGAIPADLIDSTLFGHKKGAFTGAVADRAGVFQQADGGTLFLDEFGELPPDAQVRLLRVLQEGTLTPVGDSAERRVNVRVIAATHRDLMSDVVQGRFREDLFYRIAVGVLHLPPLRGREGDLLLLADALLAGIALQDSELEGKKLSTEAKNIVLKHAWPGNVRELQATLLRAALWSQGDTLGPEDVAGALFDMPPSASSNATPDISQGIDINGKIRDFTKGHLIEALKYTGGNKTRAAELLGLASQQTLTNWMKKYDVE; encoded by the coding sequence ATGAGCAGTAAAGCATTACCCGTACTGGTTTCGTGGATTGGCGGAAACGATCTCAAGGCTGTCGCCGGCGGCGAGGTAGGGCCAGTGTTGGCCACTTTGCGTGCTCAGCGCTTCGCGCGTGCGGAGCTGCTGTGCTCATACCCTGAGGAAGAGTTGGTTCGGTATCAGGGCTGGCTGAACACACAGACTGATGTGCCAATCCAGATCTATCATGAGCCGCTAAGCTCACCGGTCAATTTCGCTGAAATCCATCAGGCGGCGTTCCGGCAGCTTGAGCGTATTCAGGTCGCGGGTGGACCTCTGGCGATATTGCTCAGCCCCGGGACTCCAGCTATGCAGGCTGTCTGGATTTTGCTGGGTAAAACACGCTTCTCCGCGTCCTTTTATCAGTCTTCATTGGAGCAGGGCGTTCAGCCCGTCGACATTCCATTCGAGATTGCAGCCGAATACGTTCCAGCCGTCGCTGGTGTCAGCAGTGAAAGTCTTAGCCGTATTGCACTGCAGGCTGCGCCGGTTGACGCCGCGTTCGATCATATCGTCGCGCGTAGCAAGAGCATGCTCCGGCTTAAACAGCAGGCACAGGTGCTGGCGCAGAAGCAGGTCCCGGTGCTGGTGTATGGCGAAACGGGTACCGGCAAGGAGCTGTTTGCTCGGGCCATTCACAACGCCGGGCCGCGAGCACGGATGCCATTCGTCGCGGTGAACTGCGGCGCCATTCCCGCTGATCTGATTGACTCCACGTTATTTGGTCATAAAAAGGGCGCTTTCACTGGTGCGGTTGCCGACCGCGCTGGGGTTTTCCAGCAGGCTGACGGCGGGACGTTGTTTCTCGATGAGTTCGGTGAACTGCCCCCGGATGCTCAGGTGCGGTTACTCAGGGTTTTGCAGGAAGGCACCTTAACGCCGGTGGGCGATAGCGCTGAGAGGCGTGTCAACGTCCGAGTGATAGCCGCAACCCATCGCGACTTGATGAGCGACGTAGTGCAAGGGCGCTTCCGAGAAGACCTGTTCTATCGTATCGCTGTCGGCGTCCTGCACTTGCCGCCCTTGCGGGGGCGCGAAGGGGATTTGCTGCTGCTGGCCGATGCGTTGCTTGCTGGCATTGCTTTACAAGATAGTGAATTGGAAGGTAAGAAACTTTCTACTGAGGCAAAAAATATTGTTTTGAAGCACGCTTGGCCAGGCAATGTTCGAGAGTTGCAGGCGACGCTTTTGCGCGCAGCTCTATGGTCTCAAGGTGATACTCTCGGTCCGGAAGATGTCGCTGGTGCACTCTTTGATATGCCACCTTCTGCTTCCTCCAACGCTACCCCGGATATTTCGCAAGGCATTGATATCAATGGGAAGATTCGTGATTTTACGAAAGGTCATTTGATCGAGGCGCTGAAATACACTGGTGGAAACAAGACTCGGGCGGCTGAGTTGTTGGGGCTTGCCAGCCAGCAAACGCTGACTAACTGGATGAAAAAATACGATGTTGAATAG